One window of Mus caroli chromosome 11, CAROLI_EIJ_v1.1, whole genome shotgun sequence genomic DNA carries:
- the LOC110304453 gene encoding keratin-associated protein 4-3-like isoform X2: MVSSCCGSVCSEEGCGQGCCQPSCCQTTCCRTTCCRPSCCVSSCCRPSCCVSSCYRPQCCQSVCCQPTCCRPSCCISSCCRPSCCVPSCCRPSCCVSSCCRPQCCQSVCCQPTCCRPCCGSSSCCGSSCCRPSCCRPSCCVSSCCRPQCCISSCCRPICCQTTCCRTTCCRPACSSGSCC; this comes from the exons ATGGTCAGCTCCTGTTGTGGCTCTGTCTGCTCTGAGGAGGGCTGTGGCCAAggctgctgccagcccagctgctgccagACCACCTGCTGTAGGACCACCTGCTGCCGAcccagctgctgtgtgtccagctgctgcaggcccagctgctgtgtgtccagctgctACAGACCACAGTGTTGCCAGTCTGTGTGCTGCCAGCCCACTTGCTGCCGTCCTAGCTGCTGCATTTCTAGCTGCTGCAGAcccagctgctgtgt GCCTTCTTGCTGCCGtcccagctgctgtgtgtccagctgctgcaggccTCAGTGCTGCCAGTCTGTGTGCTGCCAGCCTACCTGTTGCCGCCCCTGCTGTGGTAGTTCCAGCTGTTGTGGATCTAGCTGCTGCCGCCCCAGCTGCTGCAGGCCCAGCTGCTGTGTGTCTAGCTGCTGCAGACCCCAGTGCTGCATCTCTAGCTGCTGCCGCCCCATCTGTTGCCAGACCACCTGCTGCAGGACCACCTGCTGCCGCCCAGCATGCTCTAGTGGTTCTTGCTGCTGA
- the LOC110304453 gene encoding keratin-associated protein 4-3-like isoform X3, whose protein sequence is MVSSCCGSVCSEEGCGQGCCQPSCCQTTCCRTTCCRPSCCVSSCCRPSCCVSSCYRPQCCQSVCCQPTCCRPSCCISSCCRPSCCVPSCCRPSCCVSSCCRPQCCQSVCCQPTCCRPCCGSSSCCGSSCCRPSCCRPSCCVTTCCRPACSSGSCC, encoded by the exons ATGGTCAGCTCCTGTTGTGGCTCTGTCTGCTCTGAGGAGGGCTGTGGCCAAggctgctgccagcccagctgctgccagACCACCTGCTGTAGGACCACCTGCTGCCGAcccagctgctgtgtgtccagctgctgcaggcccagctgctgtgtgtccagctgctACAGACCACAGTGTTGCCAGTCTGTGTGCTGCCAGCCCACTTGCTGCCGTCCTAGCTGCTGCATTTCTAGCTGCTGCAGAcccagctgctgtgt GCCTTCTTGCTGCCGtcccagctgctgtgtgtccagctgctgcaggccTCAGTGCTGCCAGTCTGTGTGCTGCCAGCCTACCTGTTGCCGCCCCTGCTGTGGTAGTTCCAGCTGTTGTGGATCTAGCTGCTGCCGCCCCAGCTGCTGCAGGCCCAGCTGCTGTGT GACCACCTGCTGCCGCCCAGCATGCTCTAGTGGTTCTTGCTGCTGA
- the LOC110304453 gene encoding keratin-associated protein 4-3-like isoform X1, whose product MVSSCCGSVCSEEGCGQGCCQPSCCQTTCCRTTCCRPSCCVSSCCRPSCCVSSCYRPQCCQSVCCQPTCCRPSCCISSCCRPSCCVSSCCRPQCCISSCCRPTCCISSCCRPSCCRPSCCVSSCCRPQCCQSVCCQPTCCRPCCGSSSCCGSSCCRPSCCRPSCCVSSCCRPQCCISSCCRPICCQTTCCRTTCCRPACSSGSCC is encoded by the coding sequence ATGGTCAGCTCCTGTTGTGGCTCTGTCTGCTCTGAGGAGGGCTGTGGCCAAggctgctgccagcccagctgctgccagACCACCTGCTGTAGGACCACCTGCTGCCGAcccagctgctgtgtgtccagctgctgcaggcccagctgctgtgtgtccagctgctACAGACCACAGTGTTGCCAGTCTGTGTGCTGCCAGCCCACTTGCTGCCGTCCTAGCTGCTGCATTTCTAGCTGCTGCAGAcccagctgctgtgtgtccagctgctgcagACCCCAGTGCTGCATCTCTAGCTGCTGCCGCCCCACCTGCTGCATTTCTAGCTGCTGCAGGCCTTCTTGCTGCCGtcccagctgctgtgtgtccagctgctgcaggccTCAGTGCTGCCAGTCTGTGTGCTGCCAGCCTACCTGTTGCCGCCCCTGCTGTGGTAGTTCCAGCTGTTGTGGATCTAGCTGCTGCCGCCCCAGCTGCTGCAGGCCCAGCTGCTGTGTGTCTAGCTGCTGCAGACCCCAGTGCTGCATCTCTAGCTGCTGCCGCCCCATCTGTTGCCAGACCACCTGCTGCAGGACCACCTGCTGCCGCCCAGCATGCTCTAGTGGTTCTTGCTGCTGA
- the LOC110304449 gene encoding keratin-associated protein 4-3-like isoform X1 produces the protein MVSSCCGSVCSEEGCGQGCCQPSCCQTTCCRTTCCRPSCCVSSCCRPSCCVSSCCRPQCCQSVCCQPTCCRPSCCISSCCRPSCCISSCCRPSCCRPSCCRPSCCQPSCCVSSCCRPSCCPTCCRPSCCISSCCRPSCCRPSCCVSSCCRPSCCTSSCCRPSCCQATCCRPSCCVSSCCRPQCCISSCCRPICCRPICCQTTCCRTTCCRPACSSGSCC, from the exons ATGGTCAGCTCCTGTTGTGGCTCTGTCTGCTCTGAGGAGGGCTGTGGCCAAggctgctgccagcccagctgctgccagACTACCTGCTGTAGGACCACCTGCTGCAGGCCCAGTtgctgtgtgtccagctgctgcaggcccagctgctgtgtgtccagctgctgcaggccTCAGTGCTGCCAGTCTGTGTGCTGCCAGCCCACTTGCTGTCGCCCCAGCTGCTGCATCTCCAGCTGCTGTCGCCCTAGCTGCTGCATCTCCAGCTGCTGTAGGCCCAGTTGCTGCAGGCCCAGCTGCTGTAGGCCTtcctgctgccagcccagctgctgcGTGTCCAGCTGCTGCCGccccagctgctgt CCCACTTGTTGCCGTCCTAGCTGCTGCATTTCTAGCTGCTGCAGGCCCAGCTGCTGCCGCCCCAGCTGTtgtgtgtccagctgctgcag ACCCAGCTGCTGCACTTCTAGCTGCTGCCGCCCCAGCTGTTGCCAGGCCACCTGCTGCCGCCCCAGCTGTTGTGTGTCCAGCTGTTGCAGGCCCCAGTGCTGCATCTCCAGCTGTTGTCGCCCCATCTGTTGTCGCCCCATCTGTTGCCAGACCACCTGCTGCAGGACCACCTGCTGCCGCCCAGCCTGTTCTAGTGGTTCTTGCTGCTGA
- the LOC110304449 gene encoding keratin-associated protein 4-2-like isoform X4 — protein MVSSCCGSVCSEEGCGQGCCQPSCCQTTCCRPSCCQTTCCRPSCCVSSCCRPSCCVSSCCRPQCCQSVCCQPTCCRPSCCISSCCRPSCCRPSCCVSSCCRPQCCQSVCCQPTCCRPSCCRPCCGSSSCCGSSCCRPSCCTSSCCRPSCCQTTCCRTTCCRPACSSGSCC, from the exons ATGGTCAGCTCCTGCTGTGGCTCTGTCTGCTCTGAGGAGGGCTGTGGCCAAGGCTGTtgccagcccagctgctgccaAACCACCTGCTGCCGCCCCAGCTGCTGCCAAACCACCTGCTGCCGccccagctgctgtgtgtccagctgctgcagacccagctgctgtgtgtccagctgctgcaggccTCAGTGCTGCCAGTCTGTGTGCTGCCAGCCCACTTGTTGCCGTCCTAGCTGCTGCATTTCTAGCTGCTGCAGGCCCAGCTGCTGCCGCCCCAGCTGTtgtgtgtccagctgctgcaggccCCAGTGCTGCCAGTCTGTGTGCTGCCAGCCTACCTGCTGCCGCCCCAGCTGTTGCCGCCCTTGCTGTGGTAGTTCCAGCTGTTGTGGATCCAGCTGCTGCAGACCCAGCTGCTGCACTTCTAGCTGCTGCCGCCCCAGCTGTTGCCAG ACCACCTGCTGCAGGACCACCTGCTGCCGCCCAGCCTGTTCTAGTGGTTCTTGCTGCTGA
- the LOC110304449 gene encoding keratin-associated protein 4-2-like isoform X5 gives MVSSCCGSVCSEEGCGQGCCQPSCCQTTCCRPSCCQTTCCRPSCCVSSCCRPSCCVSSCCRPQCCQSVCCQPTCCRPSCCISSCCRPSCCRPSCCVSSCCRPQCCQSVCCQPTCCRPSCCRPCCGSSSCCGSSCCRPSCCTSSCCRPTCSSGSCC, from the exons ATGGTCAGCTCCTGCTGTGGCTCTGTCTGCTCTGAGGAGGGCTGTGGCCAAGGCTGTtgccagcccagctgctgccaAACCACCTGCTGCCGCCCCAGCTGCTGCCAAACCACCTGCTGCCGccccagctgctgtgtgtccagctgctgcagacccagctgctgtgtgtccagctgctgcaggccTCAGTGCTGCCAGTCTGTGTGCTGCCAGCCCACTTGTTGCCGTCCTAGCTGCTGCATTTCTAGCTGCTGCAGGCCCAGCTGCTGCCGCCCCAGCTGTtgtgtgtccagctgctgcaggccCCAGTGCTGCCAGTCTGTGTGCTGCCAGCCTACCTGCTGCCGCCCCAGCTGTTGCCGCCCTTGCTGTGGTAGTTCCAGCTGTTGTGGATCCAGCTGCTGCAGACCCAGCTGCTGCACTTCTAGCTGCTGCCGCCCCA CCTGTTCTAGTGGTTCTTGCTGCTGA
- the LOC110304449 gene encoding keratin-associated protein 4-2-like isoform X3 has protein sequence MVSSCCGSVCSEEGCGQGCCQPSCCQTTCCRPSCCQTTCCRPSCCVSSCCRPSCCVSSCCRPQCCQSVCCQPTCCRPSCCISSCCRPSCCRPSCCVSSCCRPQCCQSVCCQPTCCRPSCCRPCCGSSSCCGSSCCRPSCCTSSCCRPSCCQATCCRPSCCVSSCCRPQCCISSCCRPICCRPICCQTTCCRTTCCRPACSSGSCC, from the coding sequence ATGGTCAGCTCCTGCTGTGGCTCTGTCTGCTCTGAGGAGGGCTGTGGCCAAGGCTGTtgccagcccagctgctgccaAACCACCTGCTGCCGCCCCAGCTGCTGCCAAACCACCTGCTGCCGccccagctgctgtgtgtccagctgctgcagacccagctgctgtgtgtccagctgctgcaggccTCAGTGCTGCCAGTCTGTGTGCTGCCAGCCCACTTGTTGCCGTCCTAGCTGCTGCATTTCTAGCTGCTGCAGGCCCAGCTGCTGCCGCCCCAGCTGTtgtgtgtccagctgctgcaggccCCAGTGCTGCCAGTCTGTGTGCTGCCAGCCTACCTGCTGCCGCCCCAGCTGTTGCCGCCCTTGCTGTGGTAGTTCCAGCTGTTGTGGATCCAGCTGCTGCAGACCCAGCTGCTGCACTTCTAGCTGCTGCCGCCCCAGCTGTTGCCAGGCCACCTGCTGCCGCCCCAGCTGTTGTGTGTCCAGCTGTTGCAGGCCCCAGTGCTGCATCTCCAGCTGTTGTCGCCCCATCTGTTGTCGCCCCATCTGTTGCCAGACCACCTGCTGCAGGACCACCTGCTGCCGCCCAGCCTGTTCTAGTGGTTCTTGCTGCTGA
- the LOC110304449 gene encoding keratin-associated protein 4-12-like isoform X6 translates to MVSSCCGSVCSEEGCGQGCCQPSCCQTTCCRTTCCRPSCCVSSCCRPSCCVSSCCRPQCCQPSCCQPSCCVSSCCRPSCCVSSCCRPSCCQSVCCQPTCCRPSCCISSCCRPSCCVPTCCQSTCCRPACSSCSCC, encoded by the exons ATGGTCAGCTCCTGTTGTGGCTCTGTCTGCTCTGAGGAGGGCTGTGGCCAAggctgctgccagcccagctgctgccagACTACCTGCTGTAGGACCACCTGCTGCAGGCCCAGTtgctgtgtgtccagctgctgcaggcccagctgctgtgtgtccagctgctgcaggccTCAGTGCTGCCA GCCTtcctgctgccagcccagctgctgcGTGTCCAGCTGCTGCCGccccagctgctgtgtgtccagctgctgcaggccCAGCTGCTGCCAGTCTGTGTGCTGCCAACCTACCTGCTGTCGTCCCAGCTGCTGTATCTCCAGTTGTTGCCGTCCTagctgctgtgt gccCACCTGCTGCCAGAGCACCTGCTGTCGCCCAGCTTGCTCTAGTTGTTCTTGTTGCTGA
- the LOC110304449 gene encoding keratin-associated protein 4-11-like isoform X2, whose translation MVSSCCGSVCSEEGCGQGCCQPSCCQTTCCRTTCCRPSCCVSSCCRPQCCQSVCCQPTCCRPSCCISSCCRPSCCISSCCRPSCCRPSCCRPSCCQPSCCVSSCCRPSCCVSSCCRPSCCQSVCCQPTCCRPSCCISSCCRPSCCVSSCCRPICSGGSSCCGSSCCRPSCCISSCCRPSCCVSSCCRPTCCQSTCCRPACSSCSCC comes from the exons ATGGTCAGCTCCTGTTGTGGCTCTGTCTGCTCTGAGGAGGGCTGTGGCCAAggctgctgccagcccagctgctgccagACTACCTGCTGTAGGACCACCTGCTGCAG gcccagctgctgtgtgtccagctgctgcaggccTCAGTGCTGCCAGTCTGTGTGCTGCCAGCCCACTTGCTGTCGCCCCAGCTGCTGCATCTCCAGCTGCTGTCGCCCTAGCTGCTGCATCTCCAGCTGCTGTAGGCCCAGTTGCTGCAGGCCCAGCTGCTGTAGGCCTtcctgctgccagcccagctgctgcGTGTCCAGCTGCTGCCGccccagctgctgtgtgtccagctgctgcaggccCAGCTGCTGCCAGTCTGTGTGCTGCCAACCTACCTGCTGTCGTCCCAGCTGCTGTATCTCCAGTTGTTGCCGTCCTagctgctgtgtgtccagctgctgcaggccCATCTGTTCTGGTGGTTCCAGCTGTTGTGGGTCTAGCTGCTGCAGACCCAGCTGCTGCATTTCTAGCTGCTGCCGCCCCTCCTGTtgtgtgtccagctgctgcaggccCACCTGCTGCCAGAGCACCTGCTGTCGCCCAGCTTGCTCTAGTTGTTCTTGTTGCTGA
- the LOC110304559 gene encoding keratin-associated protein 4-2-like has protein sequence MGNLVSSCCGSACSEEGCGQGCCQTTCCQTTCCRPSCCVSSCHRPHCCGSSCYRPSCCISSCCRPTCCISSYCRPSCCQSTCCHPYCSRPSCCASSCYRPSCCCPTCCVPSCCRPSCFQSVCCKPTCCVSSCCRPNCCRPTCCRPSCFQSMFCKPTCYVSSCCRPICCRPTCCCPSCSGCSCC, from the exons ATGGGTAACCTA GTCAGCTCCTGTTGTGGCTCTGCCTGCTCTGAGGAAGGCTGTGGCCAAGGCTGTTGCCAGACCACCTGCTGCCAGACCACCTGCTGCCGccccagctgctgtgtgtccagctgcCACAGGCCTCA CTGTTGTGGATCTAGCTGTTACAGACCCAGCTGTTGCATTTCCAGCTGCTGCCGCCCTACCTGTTGCATTTCTAGTTACTGCAGGCCTTCCTGTTGCCAATCCACCTGCTGCCACCCCTACTGCTCCCGTCCCAGCTGCTGTGCTTCCAGCTGTTACAGGCCTTCCTGTTGCTGCCCCACCTGCTGTGTGCCCAGCTGTTGTAGGCCAAGCTGCTTTCAGTCTGTATGCTGCAAGCCCACCTGCTGTGTTTCCAGCTGTTGCAGACCTAACTGCTGCAGGCCCAC CTGTTGTAGGCCAAGCTGTTTCCAGTCTATGTTCTGTAAGCCCACCTGCTATGTTTCCAGCTGTTGCAGACCTATCTGCTGCAGGCCCACCTGCTGCTGCCCCAGCTGCTCTGGTTGTTCTTGTTGCTGA
- the LOC110304560 gene encoding small ubiquitin-related modifier 2-like, with translation MWLHVRTWCLFCEAAAEKIPVLTIADEIPKDGVKTENNDHINLKVAEQDGSVVQCKIKRHTSLSKLMKAYCEWQDTLGQLEIEDEDRTDVFQQQTGGVY, from the exons ATGTGGTTACATG TGAGGACCTGGTGCCTCTTTTGTGAAGCGGCAGCTGAGAAGATTCCGGTGCTCACCATTGCTGATGAGATACCCAAGGATGGAGTCAAGACTGAGAACAACGATCATATTAACTTGAAGGTAGCAGAACAGGATGGTTCTGTGGTGCAGTGTAAGATTAAGAGACATACATCACTTAGTAAACTAATGAAAGCCTATTGTGAATGGCAGG ACACACTTGGCCAGTTGGAAATAGAGGATGAAGATAGGACTGATGTGTTCCAGCAGCAGACTGGAGGTGTCTACTAA